A window of the Nibribacter ruber genome harbors these coding sequences:
- a CDS encoding pectinesterase family protein: MLVFLLGILQVQARAQSYDFVVAQDGSGQFKTVQEAINAVPDFRKNPTTIYIKNGVYKEKLTLAATKTGVHLIGQDVQKTILTYDDFAAKKNRFGEEMGTTGSTSFFVFGDDFKAENLTFENSAGPVGQAVAVRVDGDKVMFQNCRFLGFQDTLYPHGEKSRQYYRNCYIEGTTDFIFGWSTAVFENCEIYSKKGGNYVTAASTLEGQPYGFVFINCRLTGDAPEKSYFLGRPWRPFAKTVFLNTYLGKHINPEGWHNWNKPQAEKQVLYAEYKSSGPGANPKARVKWSKQLTEAEMQEYTLKKIFGDWDPLAHKPAGSTGK; the protein is encoded by the coding sequence ATGTTGGTTTTTCTGCTAGGCATTTTACAGGTGCAGGCCCGAGCGCAATCTTATGATTTTGTGGTAGCCCAGGATGGCAGTGGCCAGTTTAAGACCGTGCAGGAGGCCATCAACGCCGTTCCAGATTTCCGGAAGAATCCTACCACCATCTACATCAAGAACGGCGTCTACAAAGAGAAACTCACGCTGGCGGCCACTAAAACCGGTGTGCATTTGATAGGGCAGGACGTGCAGAAAACCATCTTGACCTATGATGACTTTGCGGCCAAGAAAAACCGGTTTGGCGAGGAGATGGGTACCACGGGCTCTACCAGTTTCTTTGTCTTCGGGGATGATTTCAAGGCCGAGAACCTCACGTTTGAGAACAGCGCCGGTCCGGTGGGGCAGGCGGTGGCGGTGCGCGTGGACGGTGACAAGGTCATGTTTCAGAACTGTCGTTTCCTGGGCTTTCAAGACACGTTGTATCCACATGGTGAAAAGAGCCGACAATACTATCGAAACTGCTACATAGAAGGGACTACAGACTTCATCTTCGGGTGGTCTACGGCCGTTTTTGAGAACTGTGAAATCTACAGCAAGAAGGGCGGTAATTACGTGACGGCTGCCTCTACCCTGGAGGGCCAGCCCTACGGTTTCGTGTTTATAAACTGCCGCCTCACCGGCGATGCGCCAGAAAAATCTTATTTCCTGGGCCGTCCCTGGAGGCCCTTCGCCAAAACCGTTTTCCTGAACACCTACCTGGGCAAGCACATCAACCCAGAAGGCTGGCACAACTGGAACAAACCCCAAGCGGAGAAGCAGGTGCTGTACGCTGAATACAAGTCATCGGGCCCCGGTGCCAATCCAAAAGCCAGAGTGAAATGGTCAAAACAACTCACGGAGGCAGAGATGCAGGAATATACCTTGAAAAAGATCTTCGGAGACTGGGACCCATTGGCTCATAAGCCCGCAGGTAGTACAGGCAAGTAA
- a CDS encoding glycoside hydrolase family 88/105 protein, whose amino-acid sequence MKKRTLFSFPLLLALLFMACKTGQNSAGDTAAVTSPSGKPYSVWMADSEMKRSPEGWMIDFRKEPKWDYTQGLFASALERVWKRTGDQKYLTYIKAFADTMITADGKIKTYKKTDYNIDRVNPGKFLMALYKETGQQKYKIALDELRDQMRTHPRTSEGGFWHKKIYPHQMWLDGLYMASPFLTQYAAAYKEPALFDDVALQIMLVDKHTYVKEKNLFYHGWDEKREQPWADKQTGLSPNVWGRAMGWYAMALVDVLDNFPQDHPKRKEILNITQKMAGSIAQYQDPATGLWWQVVDQGGKEGNYLEASASSMFTYFLVKAVKKGYIDKKYLQNAKNGYKGLIHNLIKENPDGTISITQVCAVAGLGGTPYRSGSYEYYIHEEKRDNDPKAVSPFIMASLEFEEMNQSAAN is encoded by the coding sequence ATGAAAAAGCGTACCCTGTTTTCCTTTCCTCTGTTGCTGGCATTGCTGTTCATGGCCTGTAAAACCGGACAAAACTCTGCCGGTGACACCGCTGCGGTAACCTCGCCGTCTGGCAAACCTTATTCCGTCTGGATGGCCGATTCTGAGATGAAGCGCAGCCCGGAGGGATGGATGATTGACTTTAGAAAGGAGCCGAAATGGGATTACACGCAAGGCTTGTTCGCCAGCGCCCTGGAACGGGTCTGGAAGCGCACCGGAGACCAGAAGTACCTGACGTATATCAAGGCTTTCGCAGATACCATGATCACCGCCGATGGCAAGATAAAAACCTACAAAAAGACGGATTACAACATTGACCGCGTCAACCCGGGCAAATTCCTGATGGCCTTGTACAAAGAGACCGGTCAGCAGAAATACAAGATTGCCCTGGACGAGTTGCGTGACCAGATGCGCACCCACCCCAGAACCTCTGAAGGTGGTTTTTGGCACAAGAAAATCTACCCGCACCAAATGTGGCTGGACGGCTTGTACATGGCCTCGCCGTTTTTAACGCAGTACGCCGCCGCCTATAAGGAGCCGGCCCTCTTTGATGACGTGGCCCTGCAAATCATGCTGGTTGACAAGCACACCTATGTAAAGGAGAAAAACCTGTTTTACCACGGCTGGGACGAGAAACGAGAGCAACCCTGGGCCGATAAACAGACTGGCTTGTCTCCTAATGTCTGGGGACGGGCCATGGGCTGGTACGCCATGGCTTTGGTTGACGTGCTGGACAACTTTCCGCAAGACCATCCCAAGCGCAAGGAAATCCTGAACATCACCCAGAAAATGGCCGGCTCCATTGCCCAATACCAGGACCCCGCCACCGGACTATGGTGGCAGGTAGTAGACCAAGGGGGAAAAGAAGGCAATTACTTAGAAGCCTCTGCCTCCAGCATGTTCACTTACTTTCTGGTGAAAGCGGTAAAGAAGGGTTACATAGACAAAAAGTACCTGCAGAACGCCAAAAACGGGTATAAAGGCCTTATCCATAACCTCATTAAGGAAAATCCAGACGGCACCATCAGCATTACGCAGGTGTGCGCGGTGGCCGGTTTGGGCGGCACGCCGTACCGGTCTGGTTCTTATGAATACTACATTCATGAAGAGAAGCGCGACAATGACCCGAAGGCGGTGTCTCCGTTCATCATGGCCTCTCTGGAGTTTGAGGAAATGAACCAATCAGCTGCTAACTAA
- a CDS encoding pectinesterase family protein, whose protein sequence is MKWIAVLAVVIFPFLAQAQHKQLVVAQDGSGDYTTVQSAVDAVPAFPENRIEIHIKNGTYKEKIVVSSWKTKISFIGEDKEKTILVWDDFSGKGDINTFNSYTVLVQGNEFRAENITFQNSAGPVGQAVALHVEADRCVFTNCRIIGDQDTLYTGVGNSRQYYKDCYIEGTTDFIFGPATAFFENCLIHCKKNSYITAASTPQGQPYGYVFKNCTVTASPEATKVYLGRPWRPYAQTVFLNTNLGEFIRPEGWHNWKKPEAEKTAFYAEYKSTGPGAAPEKREPWSRQLKRKEAKKLSKPEVVLGGNDHWNPTKP, encoded by the coding sequence ATGAAGTGGATAGCGGTTTTAGCAGTTGTCATCTTTCCGTTTCTGGCGCAGGCCCAGCACAAGCAACTGGTGGTGGCGCAGGACGGCTCCGGCGATTATACCACGGTGCAGTCGGCGGTAGATGCGGTGCCCGCTTTTCCTGAGAACAGGATCGAGATTCATATCAAAAACGGCACCTACAAAGAGAAGATCGTCGTTTCGTCCTGGAAGACGAAAATCTCTTTCATCGGGGAAGACAAAGAGAAAACCATCCTGGTCTGGGACGATTTTTCTGGCAAGGGCGACATCAACACCTTTAATTCTTACACGGTGCTGGTGCAGGGCAACGAGTTCCGGGCCGAGAACATCACCTTCCAGAACAGCGCCGGGCCGGTAGGGCAGGCAGTGGCTTTGCACGTAGAAGCAGACCGTTGCGTATTCACCAACTGCCGCATCATAGGCGACCAGGACACGCTCTACACTGGGGTAGGCAACAGCCGCCAGTATTACAAAGACTGCTACATAGAGGGCACTACGGACTTCATCTTCGGGCCGGCCACGGCGTTTTTTGAAAATTGCCTCATTCATTGCAAGAAGAACTCCTACATCACGGCCGCCTCTACGCCGCAAGGACAACCTTACGGGTATGTGTTTAAAAACTGCACCGTCACAGCATCTCCCGAGGCAACCAAAGTGTATCTGGGCAGACCCTGGCGACCCTATGCGCAGACCGTATTTTTGAACACTAATTTAGGCGAATTCATCAGGCCCGAAGGCTGGCATAACTGGAAGAAACCCGAAGCCGAGAAAACTGCTTTCTACGCTGAGTATAAATCAACCGGGCCGGGTGCCGCGCCAGAAAAACGAGAGCCTTGGTCCAGACAACTCAAGCGCAAAGAAGCCAAAAAGCTGTCCAAGCCAGAGGTAGTGCTGGGTGGAAACGACCACTGGAATCCTACCAAACCCTAA